In a single window of the Gemmatimonadota bacterium genome:
- the atpD gene encoding F0F1 ATP synthase subunit beta produces MADNGIGRIVQVIGPVLDAEFAAEDLPDIYNALSLQTTNEAGQEIELVAEVQQHIGRGQVRAVSMSSTDGVTRGMEVVDTGSPITVPVGEPVLGRILNVLGEPVDEMGPVGGEGAEVERWPIHRPPPSFDQLEPKTEIFETGIKVVDLLAPYVKGGKTGLFGGAGVGKTVIIMELINNIAMEHGGRSVFCGVGERTREGNDLWLEMKESGVLNSTALVYGQMNEPPGARLRVGLSGLTIAEYFRDVEGQDVLLFIDNIFRFTQAGSEVSALLGRMPSAVGYQPTLGTEMGELQERITSTASGSITSVQAIYVPADDLTDPAPAAVFTHLDATTVLSRAISEQGIYPAVDPLDSTSRIMDPQFVGERHYKVATDVQAILQRYKDLQDIIAILGMDELTEEDKVIVGRARRIARFLSQPFVVAEVFTGTPGQYVKLDDTIESFERVAAGEFDHLPEQAFYMQGSIEDVIAEGERLEKEG; encoded by the coding sequence ATGGCTGACAACGGTATTGGAAGAATCGTACAGGTCATCGGACCGGTGCTCGACGCTGAGTTCGCCGCCGAGGACCTCCCCGACATCTACAACGCGCTGAGTCTCCAGACGACGAACGAGGCGGGTCAGGAGATCGAGCTCGTCGCGGAGGTGCAACAGCACATCGGACGCGGACAGGTCCGCGCGGTGTCGATGTCGTCCACGGACGGCGTGACGCGTGGCATGGAGGTCGTCGATACCGGCAGTCCCATCACCGTTCCGGTCGGTGAGCCCGTGCTCGGACGCATCCTGAACGTGCTGGGCGAGCCCGTGGACGAGATGGGCCCAGTCGGGGGAGAGGGTGCCGAGGTCGAGCGCTGGCCGATCCACCGTCCGCCCCCGAGCTTCGACCAGCTCGAGCCGAAGACCGAGATCTTCGAGACGGGCATCAAGGTCGTGGATCTGCTGGCTCCCTATGTAAAGGGCGGAAAGACTGGCTTGTTCGGGGGTGCCGGTGTCGGCAAGACCGTCATCATCATGGAACTCATCAACAACATCGCGATGGAGCACGGCGGACGTTCGGTGTTCTGTGGCGTGGGTGAGCGCACGCGCGAAGGCAACGACCTCTGGCTCGAGATGAAGGAATCGGGCGTGCTCAACTCGACGGCGCTGGTCTACGGGCAGATGAACGAGCCGCCGGGAGCCCGTCTGCGCGTCGGCCTCTCGGGCCTCACCATCGCTGAGTACTTCCGTGACGTCGAAGGGCAGGACGTGCTGCTCTTCATCGACAACATCTTCCGCTTCACGCAGGCAGGTTCCGAGGTGTCCGCGCTGCTCGGTCGCATGCCGTCGGCGGTGGGGTATCAGCCCACGCTCGGGACAGAGATGGGCGAGTTGCAGGAGCGTATCACTTCGACTGCGTCGGGCTCGATCACGTCGGTGCAGGCGATCTACGTGCCTGCGGACGACCTCACCGACCCAGCGCCGGCGGCGGTGTTCACGCACCTCGATGCGACGACGGTTCTGTCGCGCGCGATCTCGGAGCAGGGCATCTACCCGGCGGTGGACCCGCTGGACTCGACGTCGCGCATCATGGACCCCCAGTTCGTGGGTGAGCGGCACTACAAGGTCGCGACCGACGTGCAGGCGATCCTGCAGCGGTATAAGGACCTCCAGGACATCATCGCGATTCTCGGAATGGACGAGCTCACCGAGGAGGACAAGGTCATCGTGGGCCGCGCGCGCCGGATCGCGCGCTTCCTCTCGCAGCCGTTCGTCGTCGCCGAGGTCTTCACCGGTACACCCGGGCAGTACGTGAAACTCGACGACACGATCGAGTCCTTCGAGCGCGTTGCTGCCGGGGAGTTCGACCACCTGCCGGAGCAGGCGTTCTACATGCAGGGCAGCATCGAAGATGTCATCGCAGAGGGCGAACGCCTGGAGAAGGAG
- the atpG gene encoding ATP synthase F1 subunit gamma — MAGSRDVKRRIKSVENTRQITRTMELVAASKLKRATDRVRAAQPYAEALHEIVQGLYSPALSEKYPILRLPEKTERAAILLCTANRGLAGGFNANLIKKARKLMEDLRGRGIGTELHVAGKKGIAYFRFRGVEMLTQRTDIGDYPTVDDAESLIAPIRDRFESGEVDAVYLVSSKFKSAMSTPPHTRDLLPIKAEGEVSSADVYILSPSGDMILERILPAYIRNAVYTALVENAAAEQGARRTAMKSATDNAGDVLEHLTRTYNRARQGQITQEIAEILGGSAALE; from the coding sequence GTGGCTGGCTCTCGCGATGTCAAGCGCAGGATCAAGTCGGTAGAGAACACTCGACAGATCACGCGCACGATGGAGCTCGTTGCGGCCTCCAAGCTCAAGCGGGCGACCGATCGGGTGCGCGCCGCCCAGCCGTATGCCGAAGCTTTGCACGAGATCGTGCAGGGGCTTTACTCGCCGGCGCTGTCTGAGAAATACCCGATCCTGCGGCTGCCGGAAAAGACCGAGCGCGCGGCGATTCTGCTGTGCACCGCGAACCGCGGACTCGCGGGTGGCTTCAATGCCAACCTGATCAAGAAAGCGCGGAAACTCATGGAGGATCTGCGTGGGCGGGGTATCGGGACCGAGCTGCACGTGGCGGGCAAGAAGGGCATCGCCTACTTCCGCTTCCGCGGCGTAGAGATGCTCACCCAGCGCACCGACATCGGTGACTATCCCACCGTGGACGATGCAGAGTCGCTCATCGCTCCCATCCGCGACCGATTCGAGAGCGGTGAGGTCGACGCCGTCTATCTGGTCAGCTCGAAGTTCAAGTCGGCGATGTCGACTCCGCCGCATACGAGAGACCTGCTGCCGATCAAGGCGGAGGGTGAGGTTTCGTCCGCCGACGTCTACATCCTCTCTCCGAGTGGGGACATGATTCTCGAGCGGATTCTTCCGGCGTACATCCGCAACGCCGTCTACACCGCTTTGGTGGAGAACGCGGCCGCGGAGCAGGGTGCGCGCAGGACCGCGATGAAGAGCGCGACGGACAACGCCGGAGATGTGCTCGAGCACCTCACGCGCACATACAACCGAGCCCGCCAGGGCCAGATCACGCAGGAGATCGCCGAGATCCTCGGCGGCTCCGCTGCCCTCGAGTAG